GCCCCCGTCCGCCGCCCCGTGCGCCGGGAGCAGCCGGGCAAGGGCCTCTAGGTGTACCCCGCCGAGGCTTGGGCCTCGGCGGGGCCCCTTTGGGACGATGTTAGCCAAGGTCTTTTCCACCTTTCGCCAAGTGGGTGAGGACCTCTTCCGCCAGAGGCTCATCTCGGCCACGGCGGGCAACTTCTCCGTGCGCACCAAGGAGGGCTTCCTCATCACCAAAAGCGGGGTGCAGAAGGCCCACCTGACCCCGGAGGACCTGGTGGAGGTCCCCTTGGAGGGGCCTATCCCCGAGGGGGCCAGCGTGGAGAGCGTGGTCCACCGGGAGGTGTACCGGAGGACCCCGGCCTGGGCCCTCGTCCACGCCCATCCCCGGGTGGCCGTGGCCCTCTCCCTCCACCTGGACCGCCTCCTGCCCCTGGACCTCGAGGGCCAGCTCCACCTGAAGGAGGTGCCCGTCCTCTCCCCCAAGAGCGCTTCGGGCACGGAGGAGGCCGCCAGGGCCGTGGCCGAAGCCCTTCGGCATAGCCGGGTCTGCCTCCTCAGGGGGCACGGGGCCTTCGCCCGGGGCGGGAAGGAGAAGCCGGAGGAGGCCCTTCTGGAAGCCTATGGCCTCATGACCACCTTGGAGGAGAGCGCCGAGATCCTCTTTTATGAGCGCCTGTGGGGGAGAGCATGAGGGTCCTTTTTGTGGAGGGCAAGGAGGAGGAGGCCTTAAGGGCCTTGGCCCGGGAGCTCCCTCACCCTTACTGGCTTCTTGAGGGGGAAGGGCTTTTTCTCCTCCAGGTCTTCGGGGCCTCGGAGGAGGCGGCCTCCAGGGCCCGGGAGGTGCCCGGGGTTAAGGTTTGGGCCTTTCGCCTCCAGGATGGGGTAGTCTATGGGGGATGCGGGAAGAGATCGGCTACATCCCCGTAGGGGGGGCAGAGCTCTACGTGGAGGACGTGGGGGACCTGCACGCCCCCGCCCTCTTTGTCCTTCACGGCGGCCCTGGGGGGAACGCCTACGTCCTGAGGGAGGGCCTCGGGGAGTACCTGGAGGACTTCCGCGTCATCTACTTTGACCAGCGGGGCTCGGGGCGGAGCCTGGAGCTCCCCGACGACCCGAGGCTTTTCACTGTGGACGCCTTGGCGGAGGACACCCTCCTCCTGGCCGAGGCCCTGGGGCTGGACCGCTTCGCCCTCCTGGGGCACGGCTTCGGGGCCCTGGTGGCCCTGGAGGTCCTCCGCCGCTACCCAGAGGCCAGGGGGGCGGTTCTTCTCGCTCCCTGGTTGAGTTTTCCCTGGCTTGCGGCCCGGCTGGCGGAGGCTGCCGGGCTTTCCCCTTCCGAGGACCCGGAGGAAACCCTCCGGGCCGCCCTGGAAAGGGCTGAGCCCAAGCTTCTCTTTGACCGCCTCATGTTCCCGAGCCAAAGGAGCCGCCTG
The genomic region above belongs to Thermus sediminis and contains:
- a CDS encoding fuculose-1-phosphate aldolase, whose translation is MLAKVFSTFRQVGEDLFRQRLISATAGNFSVRTKEGFLITKSGVQKAHLTPEDLVEVPLEGPIPEGASVESVVHREVYRRTPAWALVHAHPRVAVALSLHLDRLLPLDLEGQLHLKEVPVLSPKSASGTEEAARAVAEALRHSRVCLLRGHGAFARGGKEKPEEALLEAYGLMTTLEESAEILFYERLWGRA
- a CDS encoding alpha/beta fold hydrolase, whose amino-acid sequence is MREEIGYIPVGGAELYVEDVGDLHAPALFVLHGGPGGNAYVLREGLGEYLEDFRVIYFDQRGSGRSLELPDDPRLFTVDALAEDTLLLAEALGLDRFALLGHGFGALVALEVLRRYPEARGAVLLAPWLSFPWLAARLAEAAGLSPSEDPEETLRAALERAEPKLLFDRLMFPSQRSRLEYEWVVEGSGILGPDAPARAFLRNGLWRLDYTPYLTPSRRPVAVVVGEKDGTSYPYAEEVAERLGAPIHVIPEAGHFPWMDQPEAFEEAFLEALSALRVLH